In a genomic window of Quercus lobata isolate SW786 chromosome 4, ValleyOak3.0 Primary Assembly, whole genome shotgun sequence:
- the LOC115984189 gene encoding zingipain-2-like, which yields MALIHGKKLIIVFLLILETSTYQAMSRTLLEDSIAGRYQQWMAKYGRNYEDDAEKEKRFKIFKDNVEYIDKVNNEGNRTYKLSVNEFADLTTEEFIATRTGYKISSQPSSPKTSFRYENLTEIPMTMDWREKGAVTPIKNQEQCGCCWAFSAVAAVEGVTQIKNGNKISLSEQQLVDCVEGSNGCNGGLMDYAFEYIIQNQGLASEENYPYQAMDGTCDQQMASNIVAQISSYEDVPSNNEEALLQAVANHPVSVAIEGSSPDFKSYSSGVFTGECGTNLDHAVTVIGYGMSDDGTKYWLIKNSWGTTWGESGYMRIQRDTGAPEGVCGIAKKPSYPVA from the exons ATGGCTTTAATACATGGAAAAAAACTTATCATAGTCTTCTTGTTGATTTTGGAGACTTCCACATATCAAGCCATGTCCCGCACATTACTTGAAGACTCCATTGCTGGGAGATATCAGCAATGGATGGCTAAGTATGGACGCAACTACGAAGATGATGCTGAGAAGGAAAAGCGTTTCAAGATATTCAAGGACAATGTTGAATACATAGACAAAGTCAACAATGAAGGGAATCGCACTTACAAGTTAAGCGTCAATGAATTTGCAGACTTAACAACTGAAGAATTCATTGCTACTCGTACTGGATACAAGATTTCCTCCCAGCCCAGTTCACCCAAAACCTCATTCAGATATGAAAACCTGACTGAAATTCCAATGACTATGGattggagagaaaaaggagCTGTCACCCCCATCAAAAACCAAGAACAGTGTG GATGTTGCTGGGCCTTTTCAGCTGTGGCAGCAGTAGAGGGGGTCACCCAGATCAAAAATGGCAACAAAATCTCCCTTTCCGAGCAACAACTAGTGGACTGTGTGGAAGGCAGTAATGGTTGCAATGGTGGTCTCATGGATTATGCCTTTGAATATATAATACAGAACCAAGGACTCGCCTCAGAGGAAAACTACCCATATCAGGCTATGGATGGAACTTGTGACCAGCAAATGGCATCTAATATTGTAGCTCAGATAAGTTCATATGAAGACGTACCTTCCAATAATGAGGAGGCATTACTGCAAGCAGTAGCCAACCACCCAGTTTCAGTTGCCATAGAAGGTTCTAGTCCTGACTTTAAGTCCTATTCCAGTGGAGTTTTCACAGGAGAATGCGGGACCAATTTAGACCATGCCGTTACTGTAATCGGGTATGGAATGAGTGATGATGGTACCAAGTACTGGTTAATCAAGAATTCATGGGGCACCACCTGGGGTGAGAGTGGCTACATGAGGATTCAGAGAGATACTGGAGCACCAGAAGGTGTTTGTGGCATTGCCAAGAAACCTTCCTATCCGGTGGCTTAG